The DNA sequence GGGGATTTATCTTTCAGCAGCAGTACAGAGACAGGGCTTTAAAAACACAGTTCCCTGTTTATGACACACTCTTCCAGGGGCTACTTGGTGGGCTGGCTTCTAACTAACTTGCACTGGGGGGTTAGAGGATTAAATATTACACTGCTACTGCTAGCCTGAGAAGCAGATCAATAGTTCCTGAACTCACCCTCGTTCACCCCATTGATAACTCCAAGTcaattaattatttccttttggaAGCAGTCTGTCCACACATCAAATGTCCCAAATTTAATAGACTTCATCCAAGGGACTGAATCCTAAGCCTACTACTTTTCAGCAAAGGGTACTGGCTACATGGGTCTCTCTAGAATACAGGCAAAGCGGTAGTGATTTTACATGGGCATGTAAACACTTCAGGGCCTAATTCACCAAGAGGACTACAGAGAAGGGTCTTAAAAAATGCAGTCTCTGTTTCTCCCTGAAAGGGATTTCTATAACACATTCTTCCAGCGACTATTTGGCAGCCTGGCTTCTAATTAACATGCATTAGAGAGTTAAAGCAGCAGACAAGCAATAGTTCTAGCAGCCTGACAAGCAAATAGGTACGTTCTGAGCTTCTCCCGCAGCTCATCCAGTGATAACTCCAAGTCAATTAATCCTTCTGGAAGGAGTATATCCACATAGTGAATCTCCCAACTTTTAAAGCTTTTACCTAAAGGATTGCATACTAAACCTCTTACTTCCGGGTAAAGAGGGGAGTAGGCATATGTGAGTATCCCTAGATCATAGAACAAAGATGGTTTTGAACATGCATGCAAAGACTTCCAGGGGCTACCACCCATTGGAACAGTACAAAAAATGGTATGAAGCTCCCATTTTCTCTCTAGAAGAGGCTTATGACACACATTGCCAGTGGCTATTTGATGGTCTAGCTTCTAGCAATATTGCATAAGGTACtaataaggaaaacaaacaatAGCTCTTCtacagccagagccagagctcaGCAATTCACAAGCCTTCTCTACGGCTCACCCCAGTGACAAGTCCAGGCTTACCAGTTctctatgatgccaccgcactctactgagggtgacatagtgacactgtctcaaaaaaaaataataataataaagagtgGATGTGCTGCAGGGAAGCTGGGCTGAGACAGGCTTCTCTGGCATCACTATGTTCCTGGGATGTCCCTCTGTACTTGTCTGTATACTTAAAGTTTAGAGAATGGTCTGATGGGAAGAGACGTGTTCACACCACCCAGGACCCAGGATTCAATAAGAAGGATGGAATTCAGTCTCAGAGACCCTGAAAAATCCTTCACACTGATGCTAACCATGGCAGCATGCAAGCAAAATCAGGGAAAAACAAATCAGGGGCAGTTGGCAGGCCTGGTGGTAACTGAGCCCAGGGAGATTTGCATCCTCTCTGAGCCAACAGCACACCTTGCCTCCCCAGCCTGAGCATCGTCCCTTCTGAGCGAGCTCTAATTCAGAGGCAAAACCTGACCATTCTTCTCATACCCAAGGAAAGCTCAAAAGAGAGACAGCAGGTGTGAGCAAGGAGGAGGCAGGGGACAAAGGCAGCAGGTGACGACTGGCAGAGGGCCCAATGCAGTCAGCACTGACCGTTCTCTTCATGCTGCTCTTCTTGCTGCTCTGCCTCCTGGGGATGCTGGCCAACGGCTTCATTGTGCTGGTGCTGGGCAGGCAGTGGCTGCGGTGCGGCAGGCTGCTGGCCCTGGACACGATCCTCATTAGCTTGGGTGCCTCTCGCTTCTGCCTGCAGTGGGTTGGTTTGGTGCATAACTTCTACTACCGTATCCACTTTGCCGATTACAACTGGAATCTGTCCCGACAGCTCTTCGGTCTACACTGGTACTTCCTGAACTCAGCCAacttctggcttggtgcctggcTCAGTGTCCTGTTCTGCCTGAAGATTGCTAACATCACCCACCCCACCTTCCTCTGGCTCAAGTGGAGGTTCCCAGGGGTGGTGCCTTGGCTCCTGCTGGGCTCTGTCCTGGTCTCCATCATCGTAACCCTGCTGTTCTTTTGGGGAAACCACACTCTGTATCAAGAATTTTTAATTAGAGAATTTTCTGGGAACATGACCTTTCAAGAGTGGAAGAAGAGGATGGAAATTCACTATTTCCTGCCCCTGAAACTTGTCACACTGTCAATgcctttgtctatttttctggTGTCAATGGCACTGCTGATTTGTTCTCTGAGGAGCCACATCCAGAGAATGTGGCAGACCAGCCACTCCCTGCAGGACCACAGCATGGAGGCTCACACCAGAGCTCTGCAGTCCCTCATCTCCTTCCTCATCCTCTATGCTCTCTCCTTTGTGTCCCTGATGATTGATgttgcaaaatatttttcttccgaGAGCCAGTGGTACTGGGTCTGGCAGATTATAAGCTATTTTACTATATCTGTGCATCCCTGCATCCTCATCTTCAGCAACATCAAGCTTCGAGGCACGTTCAGGCAGCTACTATTGTTGGCCAAGGGCTTCTGGGTGGCCTAAATGGCAGGGTCCCTTACCCAGAGCCCCAGATTAAAGCGTCATGGGAGGATGACACCCCTGTGGTGTGCTGACATGGCAGTGTCTTCATAGGCAGACGACTACTGGCTCCTGCTGTGGGGTTCTGctctgggaaggagaggagacGGGAAGTTCTGGGAACTCTCCCAACATGCTTCCTTTCCTTGGGACACAATACCATTCAGATCAAGTACCGTGGGTCCCAATGACCAGTATTGTTCAGGAGTTCAGAATGTAAAATATTGTCCTTTCTTCATATTTGTACCTCCTTTGTCATCTGGAAGGCTTCAGTCAAAAGTCTTAATTAACTGTACCATGTTATCTCAACTGCCTTCTGGAGAGTTAGAAAATGTGTGTGCCAGGGAGTGGATGGGGAAGCCACAAGCTTCTTGAGGACAATATAATGTTTACTTTAAGGGTTTCAAGGGACAGGTGGTTGTGGTGGGCTGTGACCAGGGCTGTGAGTGTTAATCACCTTTCACTGTATgaagattcttttcttcttcagagatTGGATACTCTGCTTTTAACTTTGTTAAGATTCCTGGAAGATTTCTTTATGCCACCCCACTTCTTTTTTCGTTAATATTTCTATTGCTTTGCCTTGGATTTTCTTTTCACTGAAGTCTGAATATCTGTCAGACTTTTCTCTTTGTCATTCCTGTAGAAAAAGAGActttgtgattttcttcttttaaaaattgactctggcacttttattttctcaaacaAATATCACAGAGCCACATCTGCATTGAAGAAATatagattttttgttttgaagaacAAAGACTCCAGAACTTGACTTAGTTTTTACCCAAAAGCAATTGTAATGTGTTTTATAAAAGAATCACCTGGTTCAAGTTTatgtttaaatattcttttaaagtaacattattttagaaataattttagaaaacttgTTAATTAGAGATGAGTCCTTCTCTAAAGCAGGGCTAAATGTTTTTGCTAAAATACATCAATGTGCAAATTTCAGAGACCAGCTTGCAACTGGATTCCTGACAGGGAGAAATTGTAATCTCCTCTCAGAGTGGAAATTTCCCTCTGATTTGCATAAATGCCACTGAGTGAATGCAAACCCATAATCTGTAATCTTTGGGCAAATGACCCAACATGtttgaatatttgtattttaacatgGGTAATACATGTACACTTACATGTTTAAAATTTCAACATGTATTGAAGAGTATCCACCGAAAATattcctcctatttttttttctttggagacattcttaacagttttatgtctggccttCAGAAAGACTTAGTTTTGTACCAAAAAACCACTAATACCTACCTAATAAATGAGTCAATTAACTTGCATACTGGTATATTCTGTATCAGCACCTAGCTTACCAACCAACCAAATAATTGATTAACTATGTTGTCTCTGTATCTTTCTACATAGAGATTGTACAATATGCACTCTGGTCTGCTTCCATATTTTTTCCAGGTAACAATGTAGCAATGTATCTAGGAGCTATGCATATGTGTG is a window from the Nycticebus coucang isolate mNycCou1 chromosome 11, mNycCou1.pri, whole genome shotgun sequence genome containing:
- the LOC128560304 gene encoding taste receptor type 2 member 41 → MQSALTVLFMLLFLLLCLLGMLANGFIVLVLGRQWLRCGRLLALDTILISLGASRFCLQWVGLVHNFYYRIHFADYNWNLSRQLFGLHWYFLNSANFWLGAWLSVLFCLKIANITHPTFLWLKWRFPGVVPWLLLGSVLVSIIVTLLFFWGNHTLYQEFLIREFSGNMTFQEWKKRMEIHYFLPLKLVTLSMPLSIFLVSMALLICSLRSHIQRMWQTSHSLQDHSMEAHTRALQSLISFLILYALSFVSLMIDVAKYFSSESQWYWVWQIISYFTISVHPCILIFSNIKLRGTFRQLLLLAKGFWVA